From Rubricoccus marinus, a single genomic window includes:
- a CDS encoding MBL fold metallo-hydrolase, which translates to MSTLSAPPGGAVVRMYDPGGLGDCFLLAFPGPGGDDRPARYVLVDCGVFNGTRGGSKQMRNVAADVVAVTGGRIDVLVLSHEHWDHLSGFQWARETFENDLQIDEVWAAWTEDPADPDAVRLQRELDADFGTLQLAASRLREARDPHLRARADEIGGVLGFLGVGASKAALRTLAAVPDRFAAKRSRGTAKQMDLALSLGDHARYLSPGEAPVPVAPGVRAFVLGPPRNEALLRRSDPRRHSGEVYEHAAAETARTRDGLADALADDDPSAPFGPDTGVPLGDASTGDLADFVLDHYGGDEPPPELAWRRIDEDWLGTAEALALQLDGDVNNTSLALAFELADGRVLLFPGDAQVGNWLSWHELSWDDDGQLVTAETLLGQTVLYKVGHHASHNATLRDLGLELMSHPDLTALVPVNEAQARKKKWAMPFAPLDARLQERCSGRVLRADTKVPDRPAGVSQRTWQSFLGRVSTDPDGLWVQVEIE; encoded by the coding sequence ATGAGCACCCTCAGCGCACCCCCCGGTGGCGCCGTCGTCCGGATGTACGACCCCGGCGGACTAGGCGACTGCTTCCTCCTCGCGTTCCCTGGTCCCGGTGGCGACGACCGGCCCGCTCGTTACGTCCTCGTCGATTGCGGCGTGTTCAACGGGACCCGCGGGGGCTCGAAGCAGATGCGGAACGTCGCCGCCGACGTTGTCGCGGTGACCGGAGGGCGAATCGACGTCCTCGTCCTCTCGCACGAGCACTGGGACCACCTCTCGGGCTTCCAATGGGCGCGGGAGACGTTCGAGAACGACCTCCAGATCGACGAGGTCTGGGCCGCCTGGACCGAGGACCCCGCCGATCCCGACGCCGTCCGCCTCCAGCGAGAGCTCGACGCCGACTTCGGCACGCTCCAGCTCGCGGCCAGCCGCCTCCGGGAGGCTCGCGACCCCCACCTCCGCGCTCGCGCGGACGAGATCGGCGGGGTCCTCGGCTTCCTCGGTGTTGGTGCCTCGAAAGCGGCGCTCCGGACGCTCGCCGCCGTGCCGGACCGGTTCGCAGCCAAGCGGAGCCGCGGGACGGCCAAGCAAATGGACCTCGCGCTCTCGCTTGGCGATCACGCCCGGTACCTCTCTCCGGGTGAGGCTCCGGTCCCCGTCGCTCCGGGCGTCCGCGCGTTCGTTCTCGGGCCTCCTCGGAATGAGGCCCTTCTCCGGCGCTCCGACCCGCGCCGGCACAGCGGCGAGGTCTACGAGCACGCGGCAGCCGAGACCGCCCGGACCCGCGACGGGCTTGCCGACGCCCTCGCCGACGACGACCCTTCGGCTCCGTTCGGCCCGGACACCGGGGTTCCGCTCGGCGACGCGTCTACGGGCGACCTCGCCGACTTCGTCCTCGACCACTACGGCGGCGACGAGCCCCCCCCCGAACTCGCCTGGCGGCGGATCGACGAGGACTGGCTGGGGACCGCGGAGGCCCTCGCGCTCCAACTCGACGGCGACGTCAACAACACGAGCCTCGCCCTCGCCTTCGAGCTCGCCGACGGCCGCGTCCTCCTCTTCCCTGGCGACGCCCAGGTCGGCAACTGGCTCTCGTGGCACGAGCTCTCGTGGGACGACGACGGCCAGCTGGTCACAGCCGAGACCCTCCTCGGCCAGACCGTCCTCTACAAAGTCGGCCACCACGCCAGCCACAACGCGACCCTCCGCGACCTCGGCCTCGAGCTCATGAGCCATCCCGACCTCACCGCGCTCGTCCCCGTCAACGAGGCCCAGGCACGCAAGAAAAAGTGGGCCATGCCCTTCGCGCCGCTCGACGCCCGGCTCCAGGAGCGGTGCAGCGGCCGCGTCCTCCGCGCCGACACCAAGGTCCCCGACCGACCCGCTGGCGTCTCTCAACGCACCTGGCAGTCGTTCCTCGGCCGGGTCTCGACGGACCCCGA
- a CDS encoding patatin-like phospholipase family protein, protein METLPDPADPIHDYDPEPDAEALAGAASDVALCLSGGGYRAMLFHVGSLWRLNEAGMLRTLARVSSVSGGSITAGVLALAWDDLGWAGGVATQFETRVADPVRVLASRTLDAGAVLTGVLLPGSVGDKVAAAYARYLFGDATLQDLPDDSAGDAPRFVINATNLQSGKLWRFSRPYMGDWRVGIVREPSVPLARAVAASSAFPPVLSPVVLDLDSSDFDASTGDGLTGRAYREEVVLSDGGVYDNLGLETAWKRHGTVLVSDGGGAFEPDPDPPSDWARHSVRVLGVIDSQVRNLRKRQTIGAFASGRKRGAYWGIRTDIARYGLGDALPCPAPETVRLAETPTRLKRLSDVRQERLINWGYAVCDAALRAHVDPSLPAGAFPYPDAKVG, encoded by the coding sequence ATGGAGACGCTCCCAGACCCCGCCGACCCGATCCACGACTACGATCCCGAGCCCGACGCTGAAGCGCTCGCTGGAGCCGCGAGCGACGTAGCCCTCTGCTTGTCCGGCGGTGGCTACCGCGCGATGCTGTTCCACGTCGGCTCGCTGTGGCGGCTCAACGAGGCTGGGATGCTCCGAACGCTCGCGCGCGTGTCGAGCGTGTCGGGCGGCTCGATCACGGCCGGCGTGCTGGCGCTCGCATGGGACGACCTGGGGTGGGCCGGTGGAGTCGCGACACAGTTCGAGACTCGCGTAGCGGACCCCGTTCGGGTGCTGGCAAGCCGGACGCTCGACGCGGGCGCGGTGCTCACGGGTGTGCTCCTGCCGGGGTCCGTTGGCGACAAGGTTGCGGCGGCGTACGCGCGGTACCTGTTCGGGGACGCGACGCTCCAGGACCTTCCGGACGACTCGGCCGGGGACGCGCCCCGTTTCGTCATCAACGCCACGAACCTCCAAAGCGGGAAGCTGTGGAGGTTCTCGCGGCCGTACATGGGCGACTGGCGGGTGGGTATCGTCCGCGAACCGTCGGTGCCGCTCGCCCGGGCGGTCGCCGCGTCGTCGGCGTTCCCGCCAGTGCTCTCCCCAGTTGTGCTCGACCTCGACTCGTCCGACTTCGACGCGAGCACGGGGGACGGCTTGACCGGGCGCGCATACAGGGAAGAGGTCGTCCTAAGCGACGGGGGCGTGTATGACAACCTCGGACTGGAGACCGCCTGGAAGCGTCACGGGACGGTCCTGGTCTCCGACGGTGGCGGGGCGTTCGAGCCCGACCCGGACCCGCCGAGCGATTGGGCGCGCCATTCGGTCCGCGTGCTGGGCGTGATCGACAGTCAGGTCCGGAACCTCCGGAAGCGCCAGACGATCGGCGCGTTCGCCTCGGGCCGGAAGAGGGGGGCGTACTGGGGAATCCGGACGGACATCGCGAGGTACGGGCTCGGGGACGCCCTCCCCTGCCCTGCCCCGGAGACAGTGCGGCTGGCCGAGACGCCGACTCGCTTGAAGCGACTGTCGGACGTGCGTCAGGAGCGGCTGATCAACTGGGGGTACGCCGTGTGCGACGCGGCCCTCCGCGCGCACGTGGACCCATCGCTTCCAGCGGGCGCCTTCCCCTATCCTGACGCTAAGGTCGGATAG